CGCGGCAGCTCGGCGGCCCTCAGGCAGGGCGGCAACAGGCACACGAAGAAGGGGATCAGCCAGCGCATGCGTGCCAGTGTAGCCGCAGCACCGGCCCGGACCCGCAGCGACCCGCGATCGGCGTCGCGTCGGTCCCACACCGTTTAGACAGCCGGCCGCCGATAGCGCAGCTGCTGCGGGTAGGGGTGGAAGTCCTCGGCGATGCCCGCCTCGATATTGGCCTTGGCACGCTGCCAGAACTCGGGGGTGAGCAGGTCGGCATGGTGGCGCATGAAAGCCGCACGGATATCCGGTCGCGCCAGCAGGAAAGTGGCGAACTCCTCCGGATACACCTCGTTCTTGTGGCCGGTGTACCACGCCTCGCCCGACAGCTCGTATTCCGGCGCCAATGGCGGCGGAATGCGGCGGAAGCTGCAGTCAGTCATGTATTCGATCTCGTCGTAGTCGTAGAACACGACGCGGCCGGCGCGGGTGATGCCGAAGTTCTTGAACAGCATGTCGCCGGGGAAGATGTTGGCAATCGCCAGCTCGCGCAGCGCATTGCCGTAGTCGCGGATCACCGTGTCGACCACGTCGGCCGGGGCGGTATCCAGCAGCATGTTGAGCGGCAGCATGCGCCGCTCGATGTAGAGATGGCGGATCACCACGTCGTCGCCATCTTCCTCGATCATCGACGGTGCCAGCGCTTTGAGCTCGTCGAGCACCGCCGGATCGAAGCGCGCGCGTGGCAGCGCCACGTCGGAAAACTCCAGCGAATCGGCCATGCGGCCCACCCGGTCGTGGCGCTTCACCATCAGGTATTTCTGCCGCACCGTCTCGCGCGACACATCCTTGGGCGGCGGGATCACGTCCTTGATCACCTTGAACACGAAGGGATACGACGGCAGCGTGAACACGATCATCACCATGCCCTTGATGCCGGGCGCGAAGGCGAAGCGGTCGCTGGTGTGCTTCAGGTGGTGGAACAGCTCGCGGTAGAACATGGTCTTGCCCTGCTTGCCCAGCCCCAGCATGGTGTAGAGCTCGGCGCGCGACACATCCGGCAACATCTTCTGCAGGAAGCGCACATGGGCGGACGGCACTTCCATGTCCACCAGGAAATACGCGCGCGACAGCGAGAACAGATGGCGGATGTGGCGATGTTCGAACAGCGCGGCGTCGACATACAGCTCGCCACTGGCGTTGCGGTACAGCGCCAGCGCGAACGGCAGCTCCAGATCGCCATTGACCGCGCGGCCGATCAGGTAGGCGGTATTGCCGCGATAGAACGGCGTCGCCAGCACCTTGATATGCGCGTTGAATGCCAGCTTGGGCCAGTGGCCCAGATGCCGGTGCAGCGAGCGCAGCACCCGGCGCACGTCGCGCGCCTCGTCCTCGAATGGCAGGGTGAAGCCGAAATCGCGCAGCGTGCGCGAGATGGTCGCGGCCAGCCCGGCTTCGGCCGGGTAGTAGGTGCGGTAGGTGGCCGGTGCCTCGGCCTCGATGTATTCGGTGGAAACGGCCGGCCTGTAGAAGATGAAATCGTTGTGGAAATACGAGCGGTGCAGGATGCGGCAGCACACCGAGTTGAAGAAGGTCTCGGCAAGCTCCGGCTGCTTGTGGTTGATCAGCAGCTTGATGTACTCGGTCTTCACCCGCGCCCAGGTGGCATCGGTGAGGCGCTGCGCGCCGAATTCGCTGATCAGCCGCTCGGTGGCCTCGAACACGCGCGCGTCGTAGAAGGCGATGCGGTCACGCACGGCAATCCGCTGCGCCTGCGCCTGGCCGGCCTCGAAATGCGCCTGCGCCGCCTGGCTCACCGCGCGGAACAGCCGGTAGTGATGATCGAAACCATCGAGTATCGCCTGTGCCAAGGCCCGGGCCTGGCCCAGTCCGGCATCGAGCGCTTCCATCAGCGGATCTTGCTGCAGCATCGTCGTCTTCCTTCGCGCACGTTCCTTCACTGTAGCCGCGTGCGCACTGCTGCATGCAGTTGGCGAAAACCCCAGTCGGCGCGTTTCAAGCGCCGCCGCGGCTTGATCCGGATTGCGCAGCGCAACAAGCGTTACGAGAGATGCAACGAGGTTCGTCTAGATTCGGGGTTTGCCCGGAGCTGCCATGACCGAACTCGATCCGCGCCGCGAGCTGGCGCTGTTGCTGCTGCTGACCGCGGTGATGTTCATCACCATCGTCGACTTCATGGTGCTGATGCCGCTGTCGCCGTACCTGATGCTGCAGTTCCATGTCACCCCGGCACGCTTCGGCTTCCTGGTGTCGGCCTACTCGCTGGCCGCCGTCGCCGGCGTGCCGCTGGGGCTGTTCCTTGCCGAGCACCAGGGCTGGCGCGCGCCGTTCGCCGCGCTCGCCGTGCTCAGCGCACTGGTCTGGCTGGCGGTGTGGCGCCAGGTGCCGCCAGTGCGCGGCCATCTGACCCAGTCGCCGACCGGCCTGTGGCAGGGCTACCGCGAGCTGCTGGCCGTGCCCAACCACTGGTGGGCCTGCGGCGTGACCGCGCTGACCATGCTGTCCGGCTTTTCCGTGATTCCATATATCTCGCCGACCCAGGTGGCCAACGTGGGGCTGGACCCGCACTACCTCGCCTGGATCTACCTGGTCGGCGGCGGAGCCACACTGTTCACCCGCCCAGTGATCGGCCGGCTGGCGGATCGCTATCGCCAGGCGCACGTGTTCTCGGTGCTGGTGATCCTGAGCTTCATCCCCATCGTGCTGGTCACCCAGACGCTGCAGCTGTCGTTTGCCTGGCAACTGCTGTTCACCACGCTGTTCTTCATCTTCGTCAGCGGCCGCTTCATCCCCGCCTCGGCGCTCGTCACCGGTGCCACCGAGGCCCGGCTGCGTGGCCGGCTGATGGCGTTCAACTCGGCAGTGCAGAACTTCGCCTCCGGCATTGCCGCCTTCGTGGCCGGGCTGATGATGAGCCAGGGGCCGCGTGGCGAGCTGCTGGGCTTCGGTTGGGTGGGCCTGATGAGCTGCGTGTTCGGCCTGGTTGCCATCTGGGTGGCCTATCGGGTGAAGGCGGTGGCCTGAGCCAAAGCAAAACGGGAGCCAAGGCTCCCGTTTTGCTGGACCGCCGCCGCCTCAGGGCTGGCGCTTGGGCAGGCTCAAGGCATACGCCAGCAGGCCGGCGCAGGCTACGCCGCCGCTGATGGCCAGCCACCAGGTGCGGATCAGCATCGTGCCGGGCTCGGCGATCGCCTCTGGCATCGCCCAGAGCAACAGCAAACCCGCCTTTTGCGCGAGCAGCGCGAGAAAGAACGTCAGCGTGGCCAGCGTGCGGGTGCGATGCCACAGCACGCCAGCCGCCACCAGCATCAGCAAGCTGGCGATCTGCGAGAGCTGGATGGCGAATTCGAACAGCATGACGGTTCTCCCTCGATGTATGGCGACAGCTTACTTCTTCTCGGCCGCCAGGCGTTGCTCGATGTTCTTCGCGCGATCCGCGGAGGCCGGGTGCGAGCTCAGCATGCTGTGGTCGCCGCCATCGAGCTGCGCCAGCTTCTGGAAGGCGGTGACGAGGCCTTCGCGCTTGAGCTTGCGCTGGGTCAGCAGGTCGAACGAGTAGTTGTCGGCGTCGGTTTCCTGCGATTGCGAGAACTGCGCGTTGATCAGGCTTTCGGTGAACTCCCCCAGTTGTGAATCGGCCAGCGTGGCGGCGCGGGTACCGGACGAGGAGGCAGCATCACGCGCGGCGGAAACGGCATACGCGGTCTGCATTGCCTTCTTGGTGTGGCCGAGCGCCACATGGCCGATCTCGTGGCCGATCACGCCAGCGACTTCGTCGTCGGTCATCAGGTCCATCAGGCCGCTGTACACGCGCACGCAGCCATTGGCCATCGCCCAGGCGTTCACCTCGCTGGTGAGGTAGACCTTGTAGTTGATCGCCTGGCCGTTGATCTCGCTGCCGAGGCCCTTGGCGATCTTTTCCAGGCGCTTGGCGTACTTGTCCTTGGCGGGGGCGATCTTGGATTCACCATCGCTCTGGGCGCAGGCCTGGTCCGACAGGCTCTTTACATCGGCATCAGACAGCGTGGCGGCCTGCACCGCCTTGGAGCCGGCCTTGACCATGCCGCCCAGGTCGAAGGCGTGGATTTGGCTGAAGAAGAGACCGGCGAGCAGGGCCGGGATCAGGTGACGAGGGGACATGACGATACTCCGCGTGGACAAAGCGGCGGAGGATAGCAGGAAATTGTCAATTTCTGGTAAGCAATTACAACCTATCGTCTGCACTGCACCGCCGTCCGGCGAGGTGCATCGCGCCGCATGCGTCAGCTGCGCCGGCGTTCAATCCGCCGCTTGCCTGGCCACCGCCCGCGGCGTAGGTTGCATGCCAGTTTCCATTGATCCGGGCTGACCAATGCATCTCCACCCGCTGCTGCAACACTTGGACGCCAGCTTCGCCGATCAACGCCTCAGCGACGACGAACGCCGGGCGTTCGCCAGTGCGCTGCGCGATGCCGATCCGCCCGAGGAAGGGCTGCGCCAGCTGCGCAACGCCGCATTCGAGCGGATGCGCACAGCGCTCACCACGCCGGAGCAGCACGCCGCGCTGAAATGGCTGGAAGGCATCGTGCGCACGCTGGATCTGGCTCGCGCGGGCGACGCCCCGGCCGAGGTCCACGCCCATTTCAGCCCGGGCAGCGCCTGCCGCGCCGCCATCGTCCAGCGCCTGCAGCAGGCACGGCTCAGCGCCGATATCTGCGTGTTCACCATCTCGGACGACGCCATCGCCGAAGCCATCGTCACCGCGCATCGCCGGGGCGTGGCGGTACGCGTAGTCACCGATGACGACAAGGCGCTCGATGCCGGCAGCGACGTGGATTGGCTGCGCAATGCCGGGGTGCCACTGGCCTGCGATCGCAGCCCGGCCCATATGCACCACAAGTTCGCGCTGGTGGATGGCCGCTGGCTGATCAACGGCAGCTACAACTGGACGCGCTCGGCTGCCACCACCAACGAGGAAAACCTGGTGGTCTGCAACGACGTGGGGCTGGTGGCCGAGTTCCAGCGCTGCTTCGATGCGCTGTGGCAGCGCTGGTCTGGAACCTGAGTGCAGACGGCGGGCAGCAAAAAGCCGGGCATGGCCCGGCTTGGTGTTTGGCAGTGGTGCCGCTTATTCAGCGATCAGCACCAGGCTGGCCAGATCTTCATTGGTCTTCTGGCCAGTAGGCCAGCACACGCGGGCGCGATCGCCCACGATCTTCAGCACACGGCCGTCGATGCGCTCGACACCGTCAAGGCCGGCGACGCGGTTCACGCGGGCATTGATGGCGATGTTGTCACGACGACCGAATACGAAATTCACGATGGCAGCAAAGAACGAGTACATGATGTAGCTCCTGGGTTATGTAGTATTGCTACGTAATTTAATGTAGTTATGTTTCAATTTCAATAAGCATTTTCTGGTAACTTTGCAACATAACGTATCCAGGCCACGCCATCGGCATGGCTGGCGGCAAACCCGCGGCATCAGCGGGTTACAATGGCGCATCCCCAGGATCGCGCCATGACCGAGAAACACGACATCCGCCCCGGGCAGTCCATCGAGCTGCTGAAGGCACTACATATCCTCACCCGCGACGGCAAGCTCAACCAGGACAGCCGCCGCAAGCTCAAGCAGGTGTATCACCTGTTCAATTTCATCGAGCCACTGCTGGCCGAGCGCGTGGCCGACCACAGCGACATCACGCTGGTGGACCATGGCGCCGGCAAGAGCTACCTCGGCTTCATCCTCTACGACCTGTTCTTCAAGGATCGCGCGCCACAGGGCCGCATCTATGGCATCGAAACGCGCGACGAACTGGTGCAAAGCTCGATGGCGCTGGCGCAGAAGCTGGGCTTTGCCCAGGGCATGCGCTTCTACAACCTGTCGGTCGCCGATTCGATCAGCTCGGACAAGCTGCCCGCCACCGTCGACGTGGTGACCGCGCTGCACGCCTGCAACACCGCCACCGACGATGCGATCCGCTTCGCGCTGGAAAAACAGGCGCGCCATATCGTGCTGGTGCCCTGCTGCCAGGCCGAGGTGGCCAGCGTGCTGCGGCAGAACAAGCCACGCGCGCTGAAAAGCCCGCTGGCCGAGATCTGGCGCCACCCGATCCATACCCGTGAATTCGGCAGCCAGATCACCAACGTGCTGCGCTGCCTGGAGCTGGAAGCGCACGGCTACCAGGTGACGGTGACCGAGCTGGTCGGCTGGGAGCATTCGATGAAGAACGAGCTGATCCTCGCCGAATACAAGGATCTACCGCGCGCCAAGCCCGCCGCGCGGCTGGCCGAGCTGATCGATACGCTGGGGCTGGAAAGCCTCGCCGAGCGCTTCGGCGCCTGCCCGGCATGAGTACCGGCGCGCGCCACGTCGCCATCATCGGCGGCGGTCCGGCCGGGCTGATGGCCGCCGAAGTGCTGGCCGGTGCCGGCCACCGCGTGGACGTGTACGACGCCATGCCCTCGGTGGGCCGCAAGTTTCTGCTCGCCGGCGTGGGCGGCATGAACATCACCCACAGCGAGCCGCTAGAGCAACTGCTCACCCGCTACGGCAGCGCCCGCCCGCAGCTGGAAGCCATGGTCCGCGCCTTCGATGCCGACGCGCTGCGTACATGGATACATGGCCTCGGCATCGAGACCTTCGTCGGCACCTCCGGGCGGGTATTCCCGCGCGAGATGAAGGCCGCACCGCTGCTGCGCGCCTGGCTCGCCCGGCTCAAGGCAGCCGGCGTAGCCTTCCACGTGCGGCACCGCTGGCAGGGCTGGGATGATCGCGGCGCGCTGCGTCTCGCCGGCCCTGATGGCGATATCACCGTGCAAGCCAACGCCACGGTGCTGGCCCTCGGCGGCGCCAGTTGGCCCCGGTTGGGCTCGGACGGCAGCTGGGTGCCGCTGCTCGCCGCCTGCGGCGTGGCCATTGCCCCGCTGCAGCCGGCCAACTGCGGCTTCGACGTGGGCTGGAGCCCTTGGTTTGCCGACAAGCACGCTGGCCAGCCGCTGAAGGCCGTGGTGCTGCACCACGAAGATTGGCAGCGCCAGGGCGAATTCGTCGTCACCACCGGTGGCATCGAGGGCAGCCTGATCTACGCCGCCTCCGCCCGCCTGCGCGATGCCATTGCGCGCGACGGTCACGCCACTGTCACGCTCGACCTTGCACCAGGCCGCACGCTGGAGCGGCTGACTGCGGACCTCGCCGCCCCGCGTGGCGCCGATTCCATGGCCAACCATCTGCGGCGCAAGGCGCATATCGATGGCGTAAAGGCCGGGCTGTTGCGCGAGCTGCTGCCCAAGGACACCTTCACCGACACCGCCGCGCTCGCCCAGGCGATCAAGGCCCTGCCGTTACGCCTGACCGCCCCGCGCCCGATCGATGAAGCGATCAGCAGCGCCGGCGGCGTGCGCTGGGATGCCATGGACGATCAGCTGATGCTGACCGCCCTGCCCGGCGTGTTCTGCGCCGGCGAAATGCTCGACTGGGAAGCCCCGACCGGGGGCTATCTGCTGACAGGGTGTTTTGCCAGTGGCAGGCAGGCAGGGGAAGGGGTGAAGGGGTGGTTGGAGGAGCAGGGGTAAGTGGTTCGATTGCCGAGTTGTTGCTCAGCGGCGTGGTAGGCGATTAGCGCCTATGGCGCGGTGTTTTGATGCCGGTTCCGCCCGGCGGACGGGTTCATTTCTTTTGCTTCGCCAAAAGAAACGAACCAAAGAAAAGGCGACCCCGCCTTGCGGCCCTCCGGGCTGCCCTCAGTCGGTCGCGAGCCTAAGGTCTCGCTCCGCTCCTTCGGCGCTTGGCAAAGGGGAGGAAAACCACGTGCCAACATGGCTGCTAAAGCGTAAGCCTCTGAACGCTAGGCGACCTTATGCGTACTACGCGCCATGAAGTGTGGGTAAGCTGATCACTCGTGAGCACTCTTTATAAGGTGCTCGTAATCACCTCGCAGCTCGGATTTGATCAACACTTTCAGAAGCTGCTGATCGGCCAAAGCAGACGGTGGCACGTCGAGGCGCTTACGTCTGCTATGCGTCAAAAAGCGGTGGCTTGGTTTATGGCCGATAGCTTGCCGAAAGCGCATGCATACGAAACTAAGCGCTACGCGCGATGCGTCGGCGGGAACTGCTACACCCGGTGGCCGGCGAGGCCATGCGCTGGGAACGCCCAGCGCCGTTTTGAATGCACGAAGCAGGGGCCCAATCGCAGGGTTTGTGTATTGGATGTACCAGTGCTGCAGCGCCTTGGGGCTGCGCCAACCGGTCGCCAGCATGGTGTAGGCCGGGTGGCCTGGCGCCTATCCGTGTGATTGAACCTAGCGACCGCCCAACCCGTGAGCCGGGATTGAGATGGCTGGGCGGCGCCTCCAAAGAGTAAGCACTCGCTACGAACTTGCTACCGTTGGCGCAATAAAAAGCACCGTTCATCTTGCTTACGCAATGCTGAATTTTTTCTGAGGCAGAATCCCGGCGCCTTGCGAAGATGGCGCACGTACCGAGTGACTGCCCAAGCGGGTCCAAAGGGTGGCATGCGCCCCTTCGCCAAACATTTCTCCCCCGTGATATCTGCCCATGAAACGATCGATGTTTGTCCTGTTCTCGCTGCTGCTCCGACCAGCGCAGGTTGCAGTATCACACTATGACCAAGCTGAGATGCTAGCTGAGGCGCGCGCACTCGACACCTATCCGTCTCGCCTAAGGTATTGAAAAGTTGTTGAGCACATTAAAAACTATTAGCTGATAAGGTTGAAAATAGTGTTCCAACCCCCCTTGATTTTATCTGCAATCGTATTCTCGGGATCACGCAGTAATACGTTCACAATGCCTTCAGATAAAGCCCATTTTCTTATGTCAAGGTCTTTTTTTTGGGGGGCGATTTATTTTTTTCTCTTCTACTTTTTAACAAGTCCGGTTTTTGCTGAGCGCTGGGATGTAACCATGGCGAAAGCAATGCCAAATGGCGCTTGGGGGGAAGCGTCCTATATCGGTAGTGTCGAAGGCAAATATTACAATATTCCTGTGTGCGGGCTAGCCATAAAAACAATACCGTCCGACCCTGCATGGGTAGTCAAATGTAGTGGTTGGGGTGGGACTATTTCTTTTCAATCCTACACGGCCTCTGTGAATGAACGCGGATACCCTGGCAATCATGTGGCAAATTACCATATTAATGCTCGCGCTGTACCTGCTTGCGCGGCTGGAACCTTTTGGGGGGTAATCAGCCAATCATGTCAGCCGTTGTGCCCGTCTGGTGCTTATCTTGAAAGCGGTACAAACCGCTGCCGACAGATCTTTGTGGAGCCACAGTGCGCTGGCGGGCAATGCACGGAGGCCAACCCCAATCTGGGGCAGCCGAATGCCTGTGCTGGGATTCCAAGTTCTGGGAATCCAATTTCAACCAGCACGGCCAACAAGTTCCAAACCGAGCGGGATATCAGCTTGGGCATCGTGCGATTCGAGCGCTATTACAATAGCCGCACCACTGCGGACTTGGGCCTGGGGCTGGGCTGGCGGCATTCCTTCCAGGCGCGAATTATGCCTAAGACTGTCTGGGTCGCCCAGGCCGAAATTGGGACGGGGATTGCAGCTGCACCCGGTTCCATGATGGCCATGGTCGCCAGTGTGGATTCGGATTGGGCGGCCCATAAAGAAGTGCTTCGATCAGCGCAAGTGCTTGGGTCAGAACAGGTGGTTTATTACCTCGTGGAACGCCCGGATGGAAAGAGTTTTGCCGTTGCTCCGGATGGCGCCCCTTTGGATTCGACGGGCTGGCCTTATCAGCTTGAAGTGAAAAGCGATGGCTTTATCTTGAAAACCGGGCTTGGCTTCGAAAGGTATGATGCGCAAGGCCGCTTGATCGAAATCACGCAGCTCAATAATCGCTTTGAACTCAGCTATGACCAAGTGGGTCGCCTACAGCAGGTTAAGAGCCAGTTTGGCGACGTGCTGGGGTTTGCTTATAACGTCAATGATCGTTTGATCGGCCTGCAATATAAGGGGGTGGATGTTGCACGCTATGCCTACGGTACTATCGGCCGTTTGAGCAGTGTCACTTACCCCGACCAAACCACTCGGCAATATCACTATGAAGACCCCAACCCCTACCTGCTGACTGGCATCACCGACGAAGCGGGCCTGCGTTATGCCACTTGGCGTTACAACGCCAATGGCGAAGCCATCTCCTCTGAGCACGCCGGTGGGATCGACAAGGTCACGTTGGCCTTCAGCCAAAGCGGCACCACCCGGACCACCGAAGAAACCGACCCGCTCGGCTCGGTGCGCCGCTATCGCTTTACCCAAAGCG
This region of Chitinolyticbacter meiyuanensis genomic DNA includes:
- the aceK gene encoding bifunctional isocitrate dehydrogenase kinase/phosphatase codes for the protein MLQQDPLMEALDAGLGQARALAQAILDGFDHHYRLFRAVSQAAQAHFEAGQAQAQRIAVRDRIAFYDARVFEATERLISEFGAQRLTDATWARVKTEYIKLLINHKQPELAETFFNSVCCRILHRSYFHNDFIFYRPAVSTEYIEAEAPATYRTYYPAEAGLAATISRTLRDFGFTLPFEDEARDVRRVLRSLHRHLGHWPKLAFNAHIKVLATPFYRGNTAYLIGRAVNGDLELPFALALYRNASGELYVDAALFEHRHIRHLFSLSRAYFLVDMEVPSAHVRFLQKMLPDVSRAELYTMLGLGKQGKTMFYRELFHHLKHTSDRFAFAPGIKGMVMIVFTLPSYPFVFKVIKDVIPPPKDVSRETVRQKYLMVKRHDRVGRMADSLEFSDVALPRARFDPAVLDELKALAPSMIEEDGDDVVIRHLYIERRMLPLNMLLDTAPADVVDTVIRDYGNALRELAIANIFPGDMLFKNFGITRAGRVVFYDYDEIEYMTDCSFRRIPPPLAPEYELSGEAWYTGHKNEVYPEEFATFLLARPDIRAAFMRHHADLLTPEFWQRAKANIEAGIAEDFHPYPQQLRYRRPAV
- a CDS encoding MFS transporter produces the protein MTELDPRRELALLLLLTAVMFITIVDFMVLMPLSPYLMLQFHVTPARFGFLVSAYSLAAVAGVPLGLFLAEHQGWRAPFAALAVLSALVWLAVWRQVPPVRGHLTQSPTGLWQGYRELLAVPNHWWACGVTALTMLSGFSVIPYISPTQVANVGLDPHYLAWIYLVGGGATLFTRPVIGRLADRYRQAHVFSVLVILSFIPIVLVTQTLQLSFAWQLLFTTLFFIFVSGRFIPASALVTGATEARLRGRLMAFNSAVQNFASGIAAFVAGLMMSQGPRGELLGFGWVGLMSCVFGLVAIWVAYRVKAVA
- a CDS encoding M48 family metallopeptidase; protein product: MSPRHLIPALLAGLFFSQIHAFDLGGMVKAGSKAVQAATLSDADVKSLSDQACAQSDGESKIAPAKDKYAKRLEKIAKGLGSEINGQAINYKVYLTSEVNAWAMANGCVRVYSGLMDLMTDDEVAGVIGHEIGHVALGHTKKAMQTAYAVSAARDAASSSGTRAATLADSQLGEFTESLINAQFSQSQETDADNYSFDLLTQRKLKREGLVTAFQKLAQLDGGDHSMLSSHPASADRAKNIEQRLAAEKK
- a CDS encoding phospholipase D-like domain-containing protein; translation: MHLHPLLQHLDASFADQRLSDDERRAFASALRDADPPEEGLRQLRNAAFERMRTALTTPEQHAALKWLEGIVRTLDLARAGDAPAEVHAHFSPGSACRAAIVQRLQQARLSADICVFTISDDAIAEAIVTAHRRGVAVRVVTDDDKALDAGSDVDWLRNAGVPLACDRSPAHMHHKFALVDGRWLINGSYNWTRSAATTNEENLVVCNDVGLVAEFQRCFDALWQRWSGT
- a CDS encoding class I SAM-dependent methyltransferase translates to MTEKHDIRPGQSIELLKALHILTRDGKLNQDSRRKLKQVYHLFNFIEPLLAERVADHSDITLVDHGAGKSYLGFILYDLFFKDRAPQGRIYGIETRDELVQSSMALAQKLGFAQGMRFYNLSVADSISSDKLPATVDVVTALHACNTATDDAIRFALEKQARHIVLVPCCQAEVASVLRQNKPRALKSPLAEIWRHPIHTREFGSQITNVLRCLELEAHGYQVTVTELVGWEHSMKNELILAEYKDLPRAKPAARLAELIDTLGLESLAERFGACPA
- a CDS encoding TIGR03862 family flavoprotein, coding for MSTGARHVAIIGGGPAGLMAAEVLAGAGHRVDVYDAMPSVGRKFLLAGVGGMNITHSEPLEQLLTRYGSARPQLEAMVRAFDADALRTWIHGLGIETFVGTSGRVFPREMKAAPLLRAWLARLKAAGVAFHVRHRWQGWDDRGALRLAGPDGDITVQANATVLALGGASWPRLGSDGSWVPLLAACGVAIAPLQPANCGFDVGWSPWFADKHAGQPLKAVVLHHEDWQRQGEFVVTTGGIEGSLIYAASARLRDAIARDGHATVTLDLAPGRTLERLTADLAAPRGADSMANHLRRKAHIDGVKAGLLRELLPKDTFTDTAALAQAIKALPLRLTAPRPIDEAISSAGGVRWDAMDDQLMLTALPGVFCAGEMLDWEAPTGGYLLTGCFASGRQAGEGVKGWLEEQG
- a CDS encoding DUF6531 domain-containing protein; amino-acid sequence: MPNGAWGEASYIGSVEGKYYNIPVCGLAIKTIPSDPAWVVKCSGWGGTISFQSYTASVNERGYPGNHVANYHINARAVPACAAGTFWGVISQSCQPLCPSGAYLESGTNRCRQIFVEPQCAGGQCTEANPNLGQPNACAGIPSSGNPISTSTANKFQTERDISLGIVRFERYYNSRTTADLGLGLGWRHSFQARIMPKTVWVAQAEIGTGIAAAPGSMMAMVASVDSDWAAHKEVLRSAQVLGSEQVVYYLVERPDGKSFAVAPDGAPLDSTGWPYQLEVKSDGFILKTGLGFERYDAQGRLIEITQLNNRFELSYDQVGRLQQVKSQFGDVLGFAYNVNDRLIGLQYKGVDVARYAYGTIGRLSSVTYPDQTTRQYHYEDPNPYLLTGITDEAGLRYATWRYNANGEAISSEHAGGIDKVTLAFSQSGTTRTTEETDPLGSVRRYRFTQSGKRWLLTGKDQPGGAGCDPASSALGYDTNGNIKTRTDFNGVTTSYVYELSRNLETSRTEAGGTPQARTITTSWHPTFRLPATITEPGRVTEFTYDPTKGLLTQKKVTADGVSRSESWSYFPNGLLQTATDARGKVTHYTYDAQGNLATVTDPVGLVTQFTSYDPHGNVLTQIAPNGVTTTFTYDLRQRLKTRTTGGELTQFAYKPTGLLEKVTFPDQSWLQYRYDPAHRLIGIDHSNGSRIDYTLDNAGNTKREDRYDPAGVLAAAQQAVLSTQENRSTVKSASTQY